Below is a window of Rutidosis leptorrhynchoides isolate AG116_Rl617_1_P2 unplaced genomic scaffold, CSIRO_AGI_Rlap_v1 contig462, whole genome shotgun sequence DNA.
GTATGAATCATCGATCAATGAAGATAAATCCGTTTCATATCTAGTCGTTATTTCTTTTGCTAGTTCAGAAGGTAATATTCTTCTGAATGATATTTCTATTTCTTTAATCTATTTTTTGTTTACAATCGGAAATTATTTTTTCTAATTGAACTATTTTTTGATTAGTTTCGCTTTGAAGAGCAAATAATTGTGTAGTACTAGAGTTTTCAATTAAAGATAGATCGAGTATATCATTTGGTGAATCTATCAAATGTAAATCAAGCGTATTTGTTGGAGAATGCATACCTGAATCCTTTTGCTTTGAGAATATTTTTGTTGATGATCTTTTGATTTCTTGATGCTGGATTCCTTAATGCTTTGAAGGTTTATAGTATTTTTAGATAGTTTCTGGGTATTTGATAATAGAACAGACTTCCTATAAACGGGAAATCAAAACGTTGGTTTGTTGTCTATCAAACAAAGGAGAATTTTATTCACTTAATAAATTCTGAGTCCTAAATGAACCAGATGATGCATATTTATACATAAACTAAGTGGACCATATTCCACTTAATACCCCTAGATATTACATTATTGCTAAATTATTGATGTCCTTCAAGTTTTACATCAAGGCTGACCTATTTTACATGTTGATTGCAAAAAGACACGGATGTCTACATCTTCTTTTGGCTAGTGGATGCCATTATTTCTTCTTTATTAGATTCCTTCAGCTTttcttctttgttctttccttcttTGCCTTCTTTTTTTTTGTTGTCTTCCATTATTATTGAGATAGAGTCTGTGAAATCACTATCTTTACTGCTACGTAAAAGGATGCATAATAATTCTTTTGTACTATAAGGAAGATGTTGTAGTGGTCCGGAAAAATTCGAAAATGGTCCTTCATAAAGCTGGACTGCTCTTATTCCTTCAGGACTTATCTCTTGACTGTATTTGGAATATATTAGAATGTTTTCGCTTCTGTAGTTAATAAAGTATTTTTCGTGTGTGTCAATTCTTCCGATATTTCTTAGTATTCCGGCAAAATATCTGGCATTGAGTTCTTCAATCTCATTTTCTGATAGCTTCCTCTTAGTTGGCCCGTCTCTTGGTGGATAATTCATGTTTGATATTCCGAGAACCATAACTGCATAACTTGGGACTAGTAATTTTTTCTGACTAAATTCTGGAAAAGAActgtatatttttataaatatttctcTATCCCTTCCTTCTTTATCCTTTGCTATTCGGGACAAATAATTCATTATGGCATGGGATGGTCCTGGAGGGAATTCTGAAAGTAGGTTGGTTCCTTTCAGATAAATAGTATCTATTAATCCATGAACGAAGAATTTGTATAGTGTTAAAGGGTTTGCTTCAGGGAAAAATATTGCTTTTGGACTAGAGTCTAATTTGACTGTTGGGTAAAAGTGTTGGCTCATTTCTTTTTCTGAGTAATGGCTGAGTAATGAATAACACTCATTGAATGATGAGGGTGATGGTTGTTTGGTTTTCTGTTTTTCCTCTCTGGTGGGGATATTAAGGATGCTAGAGTTTGGAATTTTATCTATTGAAGTCATTTTTCCTGAATTCCTAATTGAAGTTGATGGTGTTGAGAGTAATTTGGATTTGTAGTAAGGGGTTTCTGTTTGGATTTGTTGGATTTGATATTCTTCAAAAGCCTTTTGAGCCTCTTCTCTAGTAGTAAATGATTTGTGTTGAATATTAGATTGTCCAGTGATAAAAGGAGAAACCTTGTGCCAATGGTCATAGACTCCTTTCATTGGTCCATTAAATATTGCATAATATTTTATTTGTGATGACCTTGTGGTGTCGTATTGCAATGTTGGGGAATGGCTGAATCTATTGATGAAGATtttattgctgttgttgttgatGTTACTTTTGTTGTTATTGATGGATCCACCACGTTTTCGCTGGAAAACTCTGATGGTTGAATCTGACCTCCTAATTGTATTATTGCTGCTTCAAGTTGGGATATTTTCTTTTGTCGTTCTGCAATTTCTTTCAGTTTTTCTTCAATCTCTTTTTTATTGATTGCTATTTGGTCCATCATTCCTTTGATTATCTCTTCCATTCTCTTGTTAGAGTATCTGCGATGACGTTGTTTTCTGACTTTATGTATTTTAGGATTGCTGGGAACTGACGTAGCTCTAGCTGCCACCAGATCAGTCTTCCTTGATTGAAATTACTCTGAATTTTATATTGAATGAATTCTGTAAGATATTTACTGTCAGTTTGGAGTTCGAACTCTTGGGGAAGGAGTTCGAACTCTttgggaagaagttcaattctccaTTTTCTTAATGTTTTGAGACAAGCAAGTGTCTCTTTCTCATGTATAGGATATCTTTGCTCAGTTTCTGAGAAAGTTCCTGATATATATTTGCATAGTCTTTCGACTTGAATATTGTTTGACTTTTCAGTCTGTATATTGATTTTTGCTTTCATGCAGCCAGCCCAAGTTTCTAGAGAGGCGTCTGTTTCCACAATCAGATAGTCATCACTTTGTGGATTGTATAATTTCGGAAGATTTTTACAAGCATTTTTCAGCTTGTCTATAAGTATTGAATCATTGATATTCCATGTCCATAGGACCTTTGTACTTAATTTCTTTTGTAATAGTCTTCTTTCTTTAGCTAAAGATTTGAAAAATCCTTGATCTGAAATATAGTTCAGAGAACCTAGGAACCTTTGTAATTGTTTTCTATCTTCTATTTTTGAAGGAAAAAGATTTAATTTTTCTATTACATTATCTTGTAATTTTAGTTCTCCATTTCCTGATATAATTAATCCTAAATAGTCTATTTCATTTTTGGCAATTATTGCTTTCTTTTTACTTAGAACTAATCCTCTTTCTTTGACTCTTTCTAAGACTATTTTTAATCTCTGATAATGATCTTCTAATGTATTATTTGTATAGATTAGTATATCATCTATATATACTAAACATAATTCTTCTAATCCCTTTAAATTTTTATCCATAAATCTTTGATAGATTTCTGGTGCTTGTTTTAATCCAAATGGCAATACCGTCCATTGATAATGTTTATGgtgaggacaagtaaaggttgtTAATGGCTTAGTATTATCATGTAATCTAGCATCTAAACCAACGACTTCCTCTAATTTTCTGAAGTATATAATCTTTTCTAGGTAATTTGTAAGCATCCCTTATTGTTGCTTCATTCATTTttgtataattaattatcattcttctttttcctcGTTTTATTTTATTATGATTTTCTACATAGAATGTAGGTGCAGCATGCCTACTAGTAGATTCTTCTAATATTCCTCTTTCTAAGAGTTCAGCGCATTCTTTCGTAAATTCTTCTACATCAGTTTTAGAATATGGAATTTTATTTTCTACATTAACTTCTTGATTAGGATCTTTTAATTTTATTTCTATCAATTCTTGATTACTATTTTTATTCTGATCTAGGGGATTATCACTACATATATCTTCTAATAAATTTTCTACATCTTTTTGTAAGTCAATAGGTATACCTAGTTTttcatttataattttaaatttttgaGTAATTTGTAGTTTATTTAATTTTACCAATATCGGTATTTTTATGACTGTACTTTTCTGATTTTTATAAGATGGTGCAGTTAGCTCTGTATGATTCAAATATTGACAGAAAGGTTGGTATAATTTTAGAAAATTATTTCCTATTATTATAGATAATTCTGATTCTTGTTGATATATTGATGGTACTATGATATataatttcttatttttattttattaagaaaTGATGCTTTTCATATAAGATGTTTATTTCCATCTGCAATTGATATTACAAGAGGTTTTTGAAGTTTTTTCCATTGAAATGGGATTTTAGCCGAAGCAAAGCATAAAGTTGCTCCCGTATCTATATATGCATCATAAGACTTTTCTTTATATCTTATTTCTATGAACGTACAATTTGGGTTAGGTTTATTCATTCGAAGCTGAATATTCTTCTTCTGATTCTTCTGAATTATTAGATTGACTACTAACAGATAGTAATTCATATATTTCTTCTATTTCAGATTCTGAATCTTCTATTGGCTCTAGATGATTTTCTATTGCTATAtttaagatttttaatttttctttattttcagTCTTCTTTTTATTGGGACATTTGTTTGCATAATGACCTTCTTCATTATAAAGCCAACACCTACATGTTTTCTTATTTTCGGGACaatatttttcttttttatatggTGATCTTCTCTTGAAAAACTTTCTTTTTCTAAAGTTATTTTTCCTATAATtaaattttttatatttatttttcgggaATTTTCTCCATCTATATTTCTTTATGATTTTTCTTCTTTCTTTATTACATCCAGAATTACCAGGTATTCTAGGATTATTTTTACAACATAGTTGCCCAGTAGGGTGTTTAAGTTGTTTCTTTATAGATCGCTGCAAACATTGTTGTGCTATATAGTTTTGAGTTACCTCTATGACTCCTCCTAGAGTATTAGCTATTCTATTATTTGCTACCTCTgacataaatatgtctttaatagtTTTGCTAAGTGGCCATGGTAGTTTATTTAAATAAGTTTCTTTATGAGTTTCTCTAGTTTCTGTatgtaatttataataatatttttgaaaTTCACATGTGTAGGATTCTATATCACACATATTAcaaatttgtatattattattatgtcaTAAAGCTTTTTCTACTTCAGCGACTTCAGTTGCTTTTTTCTTATCTACATCATCTTTTCCTAAGAATTCCCCATTTATGGTATCTACTATTGTAAAGAAAACTTTTGAATTTGTTATTTTGTCTTTCAGCAAGTATTCTATTTGTACTTGTGATAAGGTTTGTAGATAGTTTTTTACGGATCCTGTTACTTTATAAGTAACAAAGGTCCAAACTAGATTAGGATTAAAGTCTTGGAATATTTTTTCTAGCTGAATTATTAATCCTGTATTATTCATCCATAAAGTTAGAACTTCTTCTTTATTTTGAATACAATCTAGATTAAGAATATCTATATTAGTTCTAATCGATGGTGTATATTCATCAggaaatttttcccaattattattTTGTTTGGTATAACCTTTTTCATGCATGAAATCATTATGGTAAAATTCTCTTCTCCTTTTATGTCCTGAGGTTGAGGTCGGGATTTCTTCTAGTTTCATTCTAAATGGTGAATCATCTCCTAATTCATCTTCTAATTCATACCCATAGACTACTTCTTCTTTATCATCATCTATATTATAATTTTTGTGTTCATAGGTTTCTCTTTCTTTTTCAATAATTTTTAATTGAGATAAAAGTTGTCTAACTTCTGTAATCTGATCGGAAATGTTTTCAGGCTCCATTATACAATTCTACGGGGTGATGCAAGAGTAATTATTCTTTTGGGTTTTGTAATTGTAATTTCTTGTTGAATATTGAATTATAGATTTTCCTTTTTCAGAATTTAATTTTTCAAATTTGTATAATTCATCATTTAATTTTTCTATAATATCTCCTTCCTCCTTAAAAATTTTATCACTTTGATTTTCTAatagatttttaagatttttaaGACAATTTTTTGTATCATTTATTTCTTTATGAATGTCTTTTGATTTATGTTGATTTATATACTCGTTCATTATAGAAAACGATTCTTCAATAGTTTTCTTATTTTCTAAAATCATATTTTTTAAATTGTTTAATTTGTCAGACAATTCAGCTTTAATATCCTTTAAATCTTCTTTTATTTTTGCTACATCAGCCGTTACAAACATTATGCGGTTTCTAATTGTACTTTTAAAGTTTTTAgagtttgtaaatatttatattcatTATTTAATATTTGTCTAGTATGTTCGTATTGAATTATAAGCCAGTCAGCATAGTGTATTGTTTTCATTCTATGGTGTGTTCTAATTTGTTCTTGTAAATGTTGTATACTTCCTTCATAAATTTCTATCATGCCTTTAGATATTAATATTCTTTGTCTTAAATTGTTTAGTTGGTCTCGTAAGACAGAATTCATAATATAAAGactattttatttttttgttaaaaCCTGAAAGTACTTTTGTAAATAAGTGAAATAGTATTTTTAATTAATGATTCTGACTTTTTCTCCAACCGGCATTCTCAAATCCAAAAAGACTACAATTATTTATCGACAAGAAAAAACATCATATTTTATTCACGTTTTATAATTTTATGATACATTTATAATTTGCACCATAGTAATCGTCAAGTTGAGCGATGGACAAAGCAAGGAGGTTGCCGCCATATTGAGCCAACGGAGGGACGGGCTCGTCATCACTAGAATTGAGTTTCCTCTTCTTTGCATTTGTCTGACGAGAAAGATGAGAACCCAATCTCTGTTTTGTTCCTGACGGGCCTACCTTAGATGAGCCTGATTTATTTTGGCCTGTTTTAGTTGGGCCTTTAACTCTAGACGGGCCTTTGGTCTTAGCCTGCTTAATAACTGGGCTTGCAATGAGCATGTCCCCTTGGAACTTTACAACAACATCAATAGCTCGGTTATTTTCCTGATCGACGCCTAGCTGTATCAGGATTGAGTTTCCTATTAGGATTCTCAATAACTCCAGCTCCAAATTTGAAATTCGAATCTCCTCCCTGATTTCCACTTTGCTTAATTTTCGGGCTTTGACTAGAAATCCGTCCTTGAAAATCCGGGATATCATTAACTCCTTGATTAATTCCCGATTCGAAAGTTGACTTTCCGCCCAATCTTTGAGACGCCGGTAGCCTTAACGGTACTGAATTCGCCTGAGAATCTCTGGAATGATCACCGGCAGCAGAATCCGACGACGCCCTAAAGGGATCAGCAATAGGTTTCATGGCATGGAAAGTCTGTTGAGACTCGGCACGCAACCAATGACCATAAACTTGATGATCTACTCTCTACAGGCCACACTGATTATCAACATGAGTTAGCAAGCACAATTGTAGCAAAAATTAGGCAGATTTCGATACTTGAAGAAAACCCATAGCTTATGAACTCCTATAGACATATTAGGGAAATTAAGCAAAGCACCCTCCTAATAGGTTTCCCCAACTCAACAAGACTCTGGAAACGTAAAAATCCACCACAAGAGCTTATTCAGATTAATTGGACATCCTAGAGCCTAACTAAGAGTGTCCGCCACCTTCTCATTGATTAAACCTAACGGCAAATTTTCGATCTCAACCCAAAAGACAGCCAAATCGAATGAAATCTCATCCAGACTCTTGTTACCATCATAATCACGAACCAAAAGTAGGTTCCTTTCAATATTTCAAGTACCACCATTGAAAGCTATGTCCTTATCACGCAAATTCTCAAAAGGTACTGAGAACAAATTAACTCTAAGTCGAATAACAAGGAAACCACTACGTGGCTTCCACAACCTAGAGATAAAAGTCCTCAATTGCTTAATAGTATAAGATTTGCGAGAGAAAATTTTCACGACCACCTTGAAATTTCTCGACTTAACAGCCCCCTCAAACCTTGACTCATCAACATCGAATTCGTGGAGTTCATCTGCCATAAGCCCTAAACCCACTAGATCCATATCGATGTTCGTCATCAAATTCACTGAAGCTATCCCAATCTAGTTAGGAAGATGAGAAAAAAAAAAACTGCGGCTACTCTAGGATTTACAGAGATAGAGACCTAAAGAGAAAACATTCGTTTGAAAGTATCAACCTTTACAATGGGTAATTTTTTTAGTTAATTAAATGGGTTAACAACCTTTACAATGCCTTACATCCATTGTATTTTGTCGCACAAATCCAAAATCCAACACAAATATATGATAAAAATTGAAGTTAAAAATTTTCTCATTCGACCAAAGTTCCTTACAAAAATTTCTTGGACCCTTTAACTATGGATGCGTCCCTGCATCACTGCATACAATACAATTAAAACTGTAAGAATAATGACATGCTATAGAAAATTTAAAAGATAATCTAGGATTCTTATAAGAACTGAGCTTAGTCTCAAAGAACTTGCAAAATCCACAATCCAATTATCTGGCACATATCTAGAGAAAAGTTTACCAgacaacttaaaaaaaaaaaagttaatataTGTAGGTATGTAATCATTTTCTTCCGTCATCTCTAAACCTGGTATATATTCTTTTATTACTCGGTAATAATATTGTTTGGTTTTTATTTTTTGACCTATAAATAACTTTTAGTTACCTTAATAAATTTGAAAGGCTTTTACATTATACAAAACGTGTTACACTATtaaatattatttatatgtttttatctATTCATAATTTTATACTatattgctttaaaaaaaaaatttataccaTATcagcataaaatatatatatatatatatgttatctgataaatttatacataatgttaataattaaaatTTTGAGAGTATAATTGTTAAAAAATCTAAATTTTATGGGTCAAATTAAAGTTTTAGTTAATTAAATGGGTTAACAACCTTTACAATCACTTGCATTCGTTGCATTTTGTCTCTCAAATCCAAAATCCAATACAAATATATGATAAAAATTGAAGTTAACTCATTCGACCAAAGTTCGTCAAAAAAATTTCTCGGACCCTCCAGCCATAGAATCCTGAATTCGTCCCTGATCATGTAAGAATATTATTTGAAaaattaaactttatctttatattttgtTTCTTGCTTTTTGTTTATATTAATAGAAAGAATAATCGAAAAGTCCATTCAATCGCTAATCTGAAGGTGAATGGATGTAGACGATTGTAGATTTTTTTGTATCACCTTATCGGTTTGGATCGATTAATAATAACGTCTGTTTATCATAAAAGGAAAGCAATTCCTTGAGCAGTAAAACTATTCTCTTCGTTTTCATAGTTAAATTTCAATATTTGCACACAAACTTTAGATATGTTCTAAACCATTTCTCAAATTAGAATATGCTTTTTAAGAAAGTTACTTAAATGTAAATAATACTACTCCCATGCTTGTCATGGAACTATTATTGCTTCCACCGTAAAGTAAAGCCATAGCATTCGCGAGGTTTTGAAGACAAGCTCTGGTGTTGGGGGCCCACATAAACCCGTAAACTCCGGAGCAATAGAGCAGGTTTAGGGCCCACTATCGAATTCATTCATTTTTTCTTCTTGATTTCTTGTGGCAGGCGACTGGACCGTTAGCCCACACCATAAGCATAGCAACTCCGTCACACATCTAACCATGTCCCTCACAGAGTCACAGTACGTGTTTGTGACGTCACTGTCCTCTATATTTCTACATAGTATTCGCTAAATAAATCCATCAATCATAGTCATTACTATTGGTATCTTAACTTTACTCATATTGTTATTTTGGTGTCTAAAATTTTAAACATTGCATTTGCAGTTTATTACATAAGCTTTGAAATTGTAAGCTATGATAGGGGGACACCAGCTTCAGTGCTATTTCCGTCCTGAAGACGTCCCTGGTACGTGTTTATGCGTGGACGGATACTAAATGTCCCGATGGTGATTTTTGTCCTGAAAAAAATGACGAATTGTAGAAATGTTTGAATTTTGACTAAGAGAGAAAAAGGAAAAAATTACTAAACACATTTTTGATTAGGTAAGATACATAatctttaaatttaaattttagattttagaatttttcACTTTTAATACCCGACCCCGCATCCGTATCTATCCCCAATTCCAAGAGATTATGTAAGATACATTAGCACGAAGGAAGTTACAAGCTTCAAGAAGTAAGGGGGTAAATTGTAAAGTTAAGAAAAGTTTAGATACGTATATCAGTATATGATATATTATGAATAACCTGAAACCAAACGCTAAAACCCAGACAGTCAACTCAACATTGAATCTAGTAACAAAGTTTTTGCTTGGTTCAAAGCAAATGACAACCGTCAAAATTAGTAACTCAATACAAGATCAACGGTCAAGATCGTAAGCGTGCGAACTCTCATGTTCGGTTTTGTTCCCTCTCTTTCTTCAGTACTAGTACTAGTCACACTGACAAACAATTTTTCAGACAGTGTCTGTCTGAGAgcataaaaataaatttaaaaacaaCATTCACTAAAAGGCAAAACCCACTCTCTCCATTAATAGACACTCGAGTCGAGTCTTCTGTATGTGTCTCTGAGAAGAAAAAAAACAGAGTTAGAGAGAGAGAAAGTTTTGATTTTTTGTAATGGAGGAGAGACCGGAGGCGGAGTTGATATCGATTCCGGCGACCCCACGTGTATCGACTCCGGAAATACAAACCCCATCAGGCCAGAGATCGCCGAGGCCACAGTCTAAGGAGGCGAAGTCGTCATCGGCATGGACGCCGACGTCGTTCATATCGCCGAGGTTTTTGAGTCCGATCGGAACGCCGATGAAAAGGGTTTTGGTGAACATGAAAGGTTACTTAGAGGAAGTTGGGCATTTAACTAAGCTTAATCCACAAGATGCTTGGCTTCCAATAACAGAGTCTAGAAATGGGAACGCTCACTACGCTGCGTTTCATAATCTCAATGCTGGTGTTGGTTTTCAAGCTCTAGTTTTGCCCGTTGCTTTCTCTTTCCTTGGCTGGTATGTTATCGAATTAACCTTTCCTAATTATCAACTTAATTGCTAAATTTTCTAGTATTCGTTCAAACTTAATAAAAATTAAACCCTTTTTATTCTTTAACTAAATTTTGCTTGCA
It encodes the following:
- the LOC139883864 gene encoding uncharacterized protein, yielding MKGVYDHWHKVSPFITGQSNIQHKSFTTREEAQKAFEEYQIQQIQTETPYYKSKLLSTPSTSIRNSGKMTSIDKIPNSSILNIPTREEKQKTKQPSPSSFNECYSLLSHYSEKEMSQHFYPTVKLDSSPKAIFFPEANPLTLYKFFVHGLIDTIYLKGTNLLSEFPPGPSHAIMNYLSRIAKDKEGRDREIFIKIYSSFPEFSQKKLLVPSYAVMVLGISNMNYPPRDGPTKRKLSENEIEELNARYFAGILRNIGRIDTHEKYFINYRSENILIYSKYSQEISPEGIRAVQLYEGPFSNFSGPLQHLPYSTKELLCILLRSSKDSDFTDSISIIMEDNKKKEGKEGKNKEEKLKESNKEEIMASTSQKKM